One region of Salinibacterium sp. TMP30 genomic DNA includes:
- the manA gene encoding mannose-6-phosphate isomerase, class I, protein MFVGITNSPRDYAWGSAGEISALLGTEPTGKPEAELWLGAHPGCPSVIADPFQTGGAGDLNEWIQRSGAKILGDGVTQLPFLLKILAAGAPLSLQAHPTTKQAVEGYARENAAGVPLTASNRNYKDPSAKPELIVAVSETFEALCGFRAMADTRESIERLAELDAASTRPQPALFAEWLGFARDDSSLRSMFEWLISAEHPVPELVERVTALAEAAGDEFALVRTLAGHYAGDPGVLIALMLNHVTLAKGQALFLPAGNIHAYLRGLGIELMAASDNVLRGGLTPKHVDVHELLSVLDFSASPVPYLRPVALGVAVQVFRPPVRDFQLMVVEGDGSVDISSAAIVLCISGEFAVEGAGGSATLARGGSVFVSADERHLEIRGAGQLFVAATQ, encoded by the coding sequence GGGGGAAATCTCGGCACTGTTGGGAACAGAGCCAACGGGGAAACCTGAGGCGGAACTCTGGCTTGGCGCGCATCCCGGCTGCCCGAGTGTGATCGCCGATCCGTTTCAGACGGGTGGCGCCGGTGACCTCAACGAGTGGATTCAGCGCTCCGGCGCGAAAATTTTGGGGGACGGCGTCACCCAGCTTCCCTTCTTGCTCAAGATTCTTGCGGCGGGGGCGCCGCTCTCACTTCAGGCTCACCCGACAACCAAACAGGCGGTTGAGGGCTATGCGCGCGAGAACGCGGCAGGCGTGCCGCTGACGGCATCGAATCGTAACTACAAGGACCCGTCGGCAAAGCCCGAACTCATCGTTGCGGTAAGTGAGACGTTTGAGGCGTTGTGCGGCTTTCGGGCGATGGCGGATACCCGGGAATCCATCGAACGACTTGCTGAGTTGGATGCCGCTAGCACCCGCCCTCAGCCGGCACTCTTCGCCGAGTGGTTGGGTTTCGCGCGCGACGACTCCAGTCTGCGGTCGATGTTCGAATGGCTGATTTCTGCCGAGCACCCGGTGCCAGAGCTTGTGGAACGAGTCACCGCGCTCGCCGAAGCTGCGGGCGACGAGTTTGCTCTCGTGCGCACCCTTGCTGGTCACTACGCGGGCGACCCCGGTGTGCTGATTGCACTCATGCTCAACCATGTGACGCTGGCCAAGGGGCAGGCGCTGTTCTTGCCGGCAGGCAACATCCACGCCTACCTTCGGGGTCTCGGGATTGAGCTCATGGCGGCCTCCGATAATGTGCTGCGCGGGGGGCTTACCCCGAAGCATGTCGACGTGCACGAACTGTTGAGTGTGCTCGATTTCTCGGCGAGCCCGGTGCCGTACCTGCGCCCAGTAGCGTTGGGAGTGGCAGTGCAAGTCTTTCGGCCCCCGGTGCGCGACTTTCAGCTCATGGTGGTGGAGGGTGACGGCTCGGTTGACATCTCGAGTGCCGCGATCGTGCTCTGCATTTCGGGCGAGTTCGCAGTGGAGGGCGCCGGTGGTTCTGCAACACTGGCGCGTGGTGGCTCGGTATTTGTTTCAGCCGATGAGCGCCACCTAGAGATTCGCGGAGCCGGTCAGCTGTTTGTGGCGGCAACGCAATAG
- a CDS encoding metallopeptidase family protein, producing MARSSKRVQTRSVRGNWRDRHGRGIRAAVTGPHLPLLRSRHGNFEITVASAAQFLKEMWPEELAKARFEVGLMPGSSPEGTKVARWKVVADEHRIILFRLPIERMARLHRDDELHRRMLIESCVFRAVAEYLGKDPWELAPDRFRHF from the coding sequence GTGGCGAGATCATCGAAGCGAGTGCAGACGCGCTCTGTGCGCGGCAACTGGCGGGATCGTCACGGCCGCGGCATTCGTGCTGCCGTTACCGGACCACACTTGCCGCTTTTGCGAAGCCGACACGGAAACTTTGAAATCACTGTCGCCTCTGCCGCCCAATTCTTGAAAGAGATGTGGCCAGAGGAACTCGCCAAAGCGCGTTTTGAAGTTGGACTCATGCCGGGCAGCAGCCCGGAAGGCACAAAAGTGGCGCGATGGAAAGTTGTTGCCGACGAGCACCGCATCATTCTCTTCCGTCTGCCTATTGAACGCATGGCTAGACTCCACCGCGACGACGAATTACACCGGCGGATGCTCATAGAAAGTTGCGTCTTCCGTGCTGTTGCCGAATACCTCGGCAAAGATCCCTGGGAACTAGCGCCGGATCGTTTTCGACACTTCTAG
- a CDS encoding WhiB family transcriptional regulator, which yields MGNSGYRSGVPDDWFVDPVRLGVPGVRQPLADEDGNALSWQTDSLCAQTDPEAFFPEKGGSTRDAKKICSSCEVRSQCLEYALHNDERFGIWGGLSERERRKLRKRAS from the coding sequence ATGGGCAACAGCGGATACCGCTCAGGAGTTCCGGATGACTGGTTTGTTGATCCCGTACGACTCGGGGTCCCCGGTGTGCGGCAACCGCTCGCCGACGAAGACGGCAATGCGCTCTCGTGGCAGACAGACTCACTCTGTGCCCAAACTGATCCTGAAGCGTTCTTCCCCGAAAAGGGTGGGTCGACTCGGGATGCGAAGAAGATCTGTTCTTCGTGCGAAGTGCGCAGCCAGTGCCTTGAATACGCGCTGCACAACGATGAACGATTCGGCATTTGGGGCGGACTGTCAGAGCGCGAACGCCGCAAGCTACGCAAGCGCGCGAGCTAA
- a CDS encoding glycosyltransferase — protein sequence MQPRVTAVLVARNGAKYLPRTLAAIAAQTRRPDSVIAVDADSSDESLAIMVESAPAQVAEAHGHRTFGGAIAQAVQSAAPQATENEWLWLLSHDSAPDPNALRALLGAVEIAPSVAVAGPKLVRWDDPTVISNFGESLTPLGRSLGLVSDELDQAQHDVQTDTLGVTGAGMLVRRQVWAALGGFDPQLTSVDAALDFCVRVRLAGHRVVAVADARVASAGGPELFGKRSVSAAAHNRLQRFAQLHRRLVYAPAFAVPLHWLTILPLAIVRSLGHLVAKRPTAVAGEFAAAIAAIFDGGVVAARRNLKRNKRLGFGAVDPLRVTWAELRELRAHERSGDAPDAVFDVARPRFFGNGGAWLVLLAAVVGVVSFSRFGEARALTGGALLPLSSSVSELWAHVGYGWNDLAQQVVAADPFAVVLAVMGSVTFWNPSFSVVVLYLVALPLAALAAWLCAASISERTWAPTLAAAAWTLAPSFLVSLGEGQLGAVLVHILLPWLILTVLRAAHNWAMSAIAALLFAAIAASAPSLIPALLIALVAWIIARPKASHRLLWIVIPAAALFAPLVVQQVARGTVWGIFADPGLPVARVASTGWQLAIGSVVPGSNGWSELLATLDLNDQYGSLLVALLLAPFAALALMSLFVPGTRRAIPSLSLALLGFVTAVAATHLSVSSAGETSVVIWAGAALSLYWLGLCGAVVVAVESLERHAALPALVALVGVLVLAAAPLWSLASGASSVSASNGRLLPAFVSAESTQRNGLGTLQLTVTSDSTIAVDVHRGRGSGLDEQSTIAATSTELLAAEKRNATLAGNIASRSGFDVASELKDLQIAFIVLTPEAEQDAGETRQRIIEALDGNSSLNPIGDTAQGYLWHYPDVSETTTQIGPSNTDTRLGQAILLGQAVVLGLTLLLAIPTTRRRRLRAAKAESAVTVIEASE from the coding sequence ATGCAGCCGAGAGTCACAGCAGTCCTTGTTGCCCGAAATGGCGCCAAATATCTGCCACGCACGCTAGCCGCGATTGCGGCACAAACTCGGCGACCCGATTCAGTGATCGCCGTTGACGCAGACTCGAGCGACGAGTCGTTGGCGATCATGGTCGAGTCGGCACCAGCCCAAGTTGCAGAAGCTCACGGTCATCGAACCTTTGGCGGCGCAATTGCGCAAGCTGTGCAGTCGGCAGCCCCGCAAGCGACCGAGAACGAGTGGTTGTGGCTCTTGAGTCACGACAGCGCTCCGGATCCGAATGCACTTCGCGCCCTCCTCGGTGCGGTAGAAATCGCCCCTTCGGTAGCTGTTGCTGGCCCGAAACTTGTGCGGTGGGATGATCCCACTGTCATCTCGAACTTTGGCGAATCGCTGACACCGCTCGGGCGCTCGCTTGGACTCGTCAGTGACGAACTCGACCAGGCTCAGCACGATGTGCAGACAGACACTCTGGGTGTCACCGGTGCTGGCATGCTTGTGCGGCGGCAGGTGTGGGCCGCGCTGGGAGGGTTTGATCCCCAACTGACATCAGTGGATGCGGCACTCGACTTCTGCGTTCGGGTTCGACTGGCCGGTCACCGGGTTGTTGCCGTCGCCGATGCTCGCGTCGCAAGCGCCGGAGGCCCCGAACTATTCGGCAAGCGCTCCGTGTCGGCAGCAGCACACAACCGCCTTCAGCGGTTTGCTCAGCTGCACCGGCGTTTGGTTTATGCGCCGGCCTTTGCTGTGCCCCTGCATTGGCTCACGATTCTGCCACTGGCGATTGTTCGTTCTCTCGGCCATTTGGTTGCCAAACGACCCACGGCGGTTGCTGGCGAATTCGCCGCGGCTATCGCGGCGATTTTTGATGGCGGTGTGGTTGCCGCACGACGCAACCTCAAACGCAACAAGCGACTAGGTTTTGGTGCGGTCGATCCGCTTCGCGTGACCTGGGCGGAGCTTCGCGAGTTGCGTGCCCATGAACGCAGTGGTGATGCACCTGATGCGGTATTCGATGTTGCCCGTCCTCGTTTCTTCGGCAACGGCGGTGCATGGCTTGTGCTTCTCGCCGCGGTTGTCGGAGTGGTCAGTTTTTCCCGGTTTGGGGAAGCACGAGCGCTGACGGGGGGAGCGCTGCTACCCCTGTCGTCGAGTGTTTCTGAATTGTGGGCTCACGTTGGCTACGGCTGGAACGATTTGGCACAACAGGTGGTCGCGGCAGATCCCTTTGCTGTGGTGCTCGCTGTCATGGGTTCGGTGACCTTCTGGAATCCCTCTTTCAGCGTGGTCGTGTTGTATCTGGTGGCACTCCCCCTTGCGGCGCTGGCAGCGTGGCTCTGTGCGGCCTCCATCTCAGAGCGCACTTGGGCACCGACTCTGGCAGCGGCAGCGTGGACGCTGGCCCCCAGTTTCTTGGTTTCGCTCGGCGAGGGTCAATTGGGTGCGGTTCTCGTTCACATTCTGCTTCCCTGGCTTATTCTCACCGTGCTGCGGGCTGCTCACAATTGGGCGATGTCAGCGATCGCCGCGCTGCTCTTTGCCGCGATCGCGGCGTCAGCACCCAGCCTGATTCCCGCGCTGCTTATTGCGCTGGTGGCGTGGATCATTGCGCGACCCAAGGCTTCGCACCGCCTGCTGTGGATCGTTATCCCCGCTGCGGCGCTCTTTGCCCCCCTAGTCGTTCAGCAGGTAGCGCGTGGCACTGTCTGGGGAATTTTTGCTGATCCCGGACTGCCGGTCGCTCGCGTGGCATCCACGGGGTGGCAGCTGGCGATTGGCAGCGTTGTTCCCGGGTCAAACGGCTGGAGTGAGCTGCTGGCTACGCTCGATCTTAACGACCAGTACGGTTCCCTTCTGGTCGCACTCCTTCTCGCTCCCTTCGCTGCACTCGCACTAATGAGTCTCTTCGTTCCGGGCACTCGCCGAGCGATTCCTTCACTTTCGCTCGCTCTGCTGGGGTTTGTGACCGCCGTCGCCGCCACCCACCTGTCAGTGAGCTCCGCAGGAGAAACCTCGGTAGTGATCTGGGCGGGCGCTGCGCTGAGCCTGTACTGGTTGGGTCTTTGCGGTGCCGTTGTTGTGGCGGTCGAGAGTCTTGAACGCCACGCGGCACTACCGGCATTGGTTGCGCTTGTCGGGGTGCTGGTACTCGCCGCGGCTCCGTTGTGGTCGCTAGCATCCGGGGCATCCTCAGTGTCCGCCAGCAACGGCAGACTTCTTCCGGCGTTCGTCTCGGCCGAATCAACGCAGCGGAATGGCCTCGGAACGCTGCAACTCACTGTTACCTCAGACTCCACGATTGCTGTCGATGTGCATCGTGGTCGGGGCTCAGGGCTTGACGAGCAGTCGACGATTGCGGCGACGAGCACTGAACTTTTGGCCGCGGAGAAGCGCAACGCAACTCTTGCAGGAAACATCGCCTCACGCAGCGGCTTTGATGTCGCGAGCGAGCTCAAGGATCTCCAGATTGCCTTCATTGTGTTGACTCCAGAAGCTGAGCAGGATGCCGGGGAGACACGTCAACGGATTATTGAAGCGCTCGATGGCAACAGTTCGCTTAACCCGATTGGGGATACCGCCCAGGGATACCTCTGGCACTATCCCGACGTGAGTGAGACGACGACGCAGATCGGCCCGAGCAATACCGATACTCGGCTCGGACAGGCGATTCTTCTTGGCCAGGCAGTGGTTCTGGGGCTCACACTGTTGCTGGCGATCCCCACGACACGTCGTCGACGTCTGCGTGCGGCAAAGGCAGAAAGTGCCGTGACCGTAATTGAGGCGAGCGAATGA
- a CDS encoding GDP-mannose 4,6-dehydratase, protein MKRALITGVTGQDGSYLAELLLARGYEIHGVTRDADEVVTDGVIAHELNLATDSAIAELISEVEPHEIYNLAALSSVYQSWQNPGLTARLNGAVVAEMLAAVKVIHDRGTTDIRFIQASSAEIFGAPTQSPQNEQTTVRPTSPYGAAKAYAHGLVGAYRTAGVAASSVILYNHESPRRPETFVTRKITAAAARISAGKQDTLELGNLEAQRDWGWAPDYVDALFRAAQHSEPDDFVIATGVSHSVRDFVAAAFARAGVDDWPDRVRVSETLLRSGDAPLQLGDASKARQLLGWSPTVEFDEIVSAMVDNDLALLS, encoded by the coding sequence ATGAAGCGTGCACTGATTACCGGAGTTACCGGTCAAGATGGCTCGTACCTTGCCGAGCTCTTGCTTGCCAGGGGGTACGAAATCCACGGCGTGACACGCGATGCGGATGAGGTGGTCACCGACGGTGTGATCGCGCACGAACTTAACCTCGCCACCGATAGCGCGATCGCCGAGCTCATCTCCGAAGTTGAGCCGCACGAAATCTATAACCTTGCCGCGCTGAGCTCCGTCTACCAGTCGTGGCAAAATCCGGGCCTCACCGCGCGACTCAACGGTGCGGTGGTTGCGGAGATGTTGGCAGCGGTGAAAGTGATCCACGATCGGGGCACCACCGACATCCGTTTCATTCAGGCCTCAAGCGCTGAGATTTTTGGTGCACCGACCCAATCGCCACAAAACGAGCAGACCACTGTGCGCCCGACGAGCCCGTATGGTGCGGCGAAAGCGTACGCTCACGGTCTCGTGGGCGCCTACCGCACCGCAGGCGTTGCTGCCTCCTCGGTGATTCTGTACAACCATGAGTCGCCGCGACGCCCCGAGACTTTTGTGACCCGCAAGATTACGGCCGCCGCTGCCCGCATTTCTGCCGGCAAACAAGACACGCTTGAACTCGGAAACTTGGAAGCGCAACGCGATTGGGGTTGGGCTCCCGACTATGTTGATGCGCTCTTTAGAGCAGCGCAGCATTCCGAGCCCGACGACTTTGTGATTGCGACCGGTGTTTCGCACTCGGTCCGTGACTTTGTGGCGGCGGCATTTGCGCGAGCAGGCGTTGATGACTGGCCCGATCGCGTGCGCGTCTCCGAGACGCTCCTGCGCTCAGGGGATGCCCCTCTGCAGTTGGGCGATGCGAGCAAGGCCCGGCAGCTCCTCGGCTGGTCGCCAACCGTCGAGTTTGATGAAATTGTGTCGGCGATGGTCGACAACGATCTCGCTTTGCTGAGTTAA
- a CDS encoding polysaccharide biosynthesis protein — protein sequence MTARGSFAKRILGFAGLPFLSLITPFLFLPILARVAGADAWLAIAVGQSSGGFFALIVALGFNTVGPPLIALAEPSIRPRLLATSVQARLLVWLPSAVLAGAIAAAVSPSDYRVDAAVMAVAMSLTGLSSAWFMIGLGRASLIAIYEISPRIVATVIAAVIVLNAGDVLWYPVLLVAASLLSVSLFAIRTAGVRELMRRDRSAIREVFRANRSAVTTEVAGGAYNSLAVTFVGATAATAQAAAYVSGDKLYRIGQYSVSALGNALQGWVVEAGDAEFGHRIRRSFIVHAGLGLAGLTAFAVLGPWLSEVLFGAEVAIDEATALGLGVATLGIALGTSLGRITLVGMGARRQFMLSVLLAAAVGVPAILLLSATYGAAGGAWGLAIGETVSVCTQALFVWRLRAKAGAFIVATTRTHEAPTEN from the coding sequence ATGACCGCGCGAGGAAGCTTCGCCAAACGCATCCTCGGCTTTGCGGGGCTGCCGTTTTTGTCGCTCATCACCCCGTTTCTCTTCTTGCCGATTCTGGCACGAGTCGCCGGAGCTGATGCCTGGCTTGCTATTGCTGTGGGTCAATCCAGTGGTGGATTCTTTGCGCTCATCGTTGCGCTCGGCTTCAACACGGTCGGGCCTCCGCTGATCGCATTGGCTGAGCCGAGCATCCGTCCCCGCTTGCTGGCAACAAGCGTGCAGGCTCGACTTCTGGTGTGGCTACCGAGCGCAGTGCTTGCTGGTGCGATCGCCGCCGCAGTGTCGCCGAGCGACTATCGAGTGGATGCCGCAGTAATGGCGGTCGCGATGAGCCTGACCGGCCTATCGAGTGCCTGGTTCATGATCGGGCTCGGACGCGCCAGTCTGATCGCGATCTATGAGATATCTCCCCGAATTGTGGCAACCGTCATCGCCGCGGTGATCGTGTTGAACGCCGGTGACGTGCTCTGGTACCCCGTGCTATTAGTGGCAGCCTCGCTGCTGAGCGTTAGCCTGTTTGCGATTCGAACCGCCGGGGTTCGAGAACTGATGCGCCGTGACAGGTCCGCGATTCGTGAAGTCTTTCGGGCAAACCGCTCTGCCGTGACTACCGAGGTCGCTGGTGGTGCCTACAACTCCTTGGCGGTCACCTTCGTTGGGGCGACCGCAGCGACCGCGCAGGCCGCCGCCTACGTTTCGGGCGACAAGCTGTACCGCATCGGCCAGTACTCCGTGTCGGCACTGGGAAACGCCCTCCAGGGATGGGTCGTGGAGGCAGGGGATGCAGAGTTTGGTCACCGCATCCGTCGCTCCTTCATCGTGCACGCGGGCCTCGGCCTCGCCGGGCTCACCGCTTTCGCCGTGCTGGGTCCATGGCTCTCTGAAGTGCTCTTCGGCGCTGAAGTCGCCATCGATGAGGCCACCGCGTTGGGTCTCGGCGTCGCAACCTTGGGCATTGCGCTCGGCACTTCGCTGGGGCGCATCACCCTCGTCGGTATGGGCGCTCGCCGCCAGTTCATGCTGAGCGTCTTGCTCGCCGCCGCCGTCGGAGTACCCGCCATCCTGCTGCTCAGCGCAACCTATGGCGCTGCAGGCGGGGCGTGGGGGCTAGCAATTGGCGAAACCGTATCGGTGTGCACTCAAGCCTTGTTCGTGTGGCGCCTCCGGGCGAAAGCCGGCGCATTCATTGTCGCGACCACGAGAACGCATGAGGCCCCGACCGAAAACTAG
- a CDS encoding GDP-mannose 4,6-dehydratase: MKRAFITGITGQDGLYLAELLLSKGYKVFGLMRGQNNPKRELLERELPDVEILTGDLTDLSSLMRALSVAKPDEFYNLGAISFVAYSWENAHLTSEVTGMGVLNALEAVRLHMAATGQEVRFYQASSSEMFGKVQQVPQNEDTLLWPRSPYGVAKVYGHYMTINYRESYGMHASSGVLFNHESPRRGPEFVTRKVSRAVARISLGLQDKITLGNLDAQRDWGFAGDYVEAMWLMLQQDEPDDYVISTGETQSIRVLLDHAFAAVGIDDWTDYVELDERFMRPAEVDLLVGDSAKAKARLGWEPTVRFPELIAMMVEADLAEQKELAGIK; this comes from the coding sequence ATGAAGCGCGCATTCATTACTGGTATCACCGGCCAAGACGGCCTCTACCTTGCAGAGTTGCTGCTGTCGAAGGGCTACAAGGTCTTCGGCCTCATGCGCGGGCAGAACAACCCGAAGCGTGAATTGCTCGAGCGGGAGCTTCCGGATGTCGAAATTCTGACCGGCGACCTCACCGACCTGTCGAGCCTGATGCGCGCCTTGAGCGTTGCGAAGCCCGACGAGTTCTACAACCTGGGGGCAATCTCCTTTGTGGCCTACTCCTGGGAGAACGCACACCTCACCAGTGAAGTCACCGGCATGGGAGTGCTCAACGCGCTCGAAGCCGTGCGCCTTCACATGGCAGCGACCGGCCAAGAGGTGCGGTTCTACCAAGCGTCAAGTTCGGAAATGTTTGGCAAGGTACAACAAGTACCGCAGAACGAAGACACTCTGCTGTGGCCCCGCTCGCCCTACGGTGTTGCCAAGGTCTATGGCCACTACATGACGATCAACTATCGAGAGTCGTACGGCATGCACGCCTCCTCGGGTGTGCTGTTCAACCACGAATCTCCGCGCCGCGGCCCCGAGTTCGTCACCCGCAAGGTCAGCCGGGCTGTTGCGCGCATTTCACTCGGCTTGCAAGACAAGATCACGCTCGGCAACCTTGACGCTCAGCGTGACTGGGGCTTCGCCGGCGACTATGTCGAAGCAATGTGGTTGATGTTGCAACAGGACGAGCCAGACGACTACGTCATTTCGACCGGCGAGACGCAGAGCATCCGCGTACTCCTGGATCATGCTTTCGCTGCGGTCGGCATTGACGACTGGACCGATTACGTCGAACTTGATGAACGATTCATGCGCCCCGCAGAAGTCGACCTCCTCGTTGGCGACTCGGCGAAGGCCAAGGCACGCCTCGGGTGGGAGCCGACCGTCAGATTCCCCGAACTGATCGCCATGATGGTCGAAGCTGACCTCGCCGAGCAGAAAGAGCTCGCCGGCATCAAATGA
- a CDS encoding DUF5719 family protein: MTGSDPTHDEAAALPDEPSGTEFDDDSELTGAAEPTSSTRRPVSAKAAALVGARVIVGVVGIGTAAAAVLGATFVDLPSISARPPSAMVVPVPTAQQLTCPGPLLRLSDESGAEASSVFTLGEAITRFSSSSGAVEQSRITASDAETGEAVAAPLVLSAAPDAASPEGLVRLSGAQSQSVSLGDYVGFAAAGCRAVGGDSWLVGGATTTGRTTLISLTNPTEVASMVTLDIFDEQGVVSAAGTAGIVVPSNGQRVLSLAGFAPGVTSPVVHVTSTGGQITTELQQSIVRGLDPGGVEIVGPSQPPSRSVVIPGMVVTSLEAVQALRGTVTQTDDLIAALRVFVPGEKTATISVTLTPADVARDSITFTLDMSAGVVTDIPVEELDSGTYTVQIESDVPIVASARTTSAVLAAGTVTATDFAWFASSSVLDDDTQFTVADGLNATLNVVNADDAAVDVVLTTAAGVVEEFTIEPDATLRAPVANGTTYTLAHDNPVYVSVTHAQDGFIAAYAIDPQTPGSSPLKVFP, translated from the coding sequence ATGACCGGTAGCGACCCAACACACGACGAGGCTGCGGCGCTGCCCGACGAGCCCTCGGGAACCGAATTCGATGATGATTCGGAGCTGACAGGTGCTGCCGAACCAACATCGAGCACTCGGCGCCCCGTGTCTGCGAAAGCGGCCGCACTCGTTGGTGCGCGAGTTATCGTCGGCGTTGTCGGGATCGGCACGGCAGCTGCGGCCGTATTGGGTGCGACTTTTGTCGACCTGCCATCGATTAGCGCGCGGCCGCCAAGCGCGATGGTTGTTCCGGTTCCCACGGCGCAGCAGTTGACGTGCCCGGGCCCCCTCCTGCGTTTGTCGGATGAGTCTGGCGCGGAAGCATCCTCGGTATTTACGCTCGGTGAAGCGATCACACGATTCTCGTCGAGCTCTGGTGCGGTCGAGCAATCACGCATTACTGCGTCGGATGCCGAAACTGGGGAAGCGGTTGCCGCACCCCTCGTGCTCAGCGCCGCCCCAGATGCTGCGTCACCAGAGGGTTTGGTGAGACTGAGTGGCGCCCAATCGCAGTCGGTCAGTCTGGGCGATTACGTCGGTTTCGCAGCAGCGGGGTGTCGTGCTGTCGGAGGAGATAGTTGGCTTGTCGGTGGGGCCACGACGACAGGCCGTACGACGCTGATTTCTTTGACTAACCCCACCGAGGTGGCCTCGATGGTCACCCTAGACATCTTTGATGAGCAGGGTGTGGTGTCTGCCGCTGGCACTGCGGGCATCGTCGTGCCGTCCAATGGTCAGCGAGTGTTGTCGCTGGCCGGTTTTGCTCCGGGTGTCACGTCACCCGTAGTTCATGTCACGAGCACGGGCGGGCAGATTACCACTGAACTGCAGCAGTCGATTGTGCGCGGTCTCGACCCGGGGGGAGTTGAGATTGTGGGGCCATCACAGCCGCCTTCTCGATCGGTAGTGATTCCAGGGATGGTCGTGACCAGCCTTGAGGCGGTGCAGGCGCTGCGGGGCACGGTCACGCAGACCGATGATCTGATCGCCGCACTGCGGGTGTTTGTTCCTGGTGAGAAAACAGCGACGATTTCGGTCACGCTGACACCGGCAGATGTTGCGCGCGATTCCATCACCTTCACGCTCGATATGAGCGCGGGCGTTGTTACAGACATTCCTGTGGAAGAACTGGACAGCGGCACGTACACGGTGCAGATCGAGTCTGATGTGCCGATTGTTGCTTCAGCACGAACAACTTCTGCCGTGCTTGCTGCTGGCACGGTGACCGCAACAGACTTCGCGTGGTTCGCGTCTAGTTCGGTACTGGATGACGATACGCAATTCACGGTTGCGGACGGTCTGAATGCGACGCTGAATGTGGTGAACGCCGACGATGCTGCGGTGGATGTCGTGCTGACTACCGCGGCGGGCGTTGTGGAGGAATTCACGATTGAGCCGGATGCAACGCTGCGAGCTCCGGTAGCGAATGGAACGACTTATACGCTCGCGCACGACAACCCCGTGTACGTCAGCGTCACGCACGCACAAGATGGTTTTATCGCGGCCTACGCTATCGACCCGCAAACTCCCGGGTCGTCGCCGCTGAAAGTCTTTCCTTAG
- a CDS encoding DUF3499 family protein: protein MNQRPCSKVSCNEEAESTLTYVYADSMAVLGPLSYTAEPHSYDLCARHAERLSVPQGWQVVRHVVLGHEQS, encoded by the coding sequence ATGAATCAACGCCCGTGTAGCAAGGTCTCCTGCAACGAAGAAGCCGAGTCCACTCTCACGTATGTCTACGCTGATTCGATGGCTGTTCTCGGCCCGCTGAGCTACACGGCAGAGCCCCACAGCTATGACCTGTGTGCCCGTCACGCTGAGCGACTCTCTGTGCCTCAAGGATGGCAGGTCGTTCGCCATGTAGTTTTGGGGCATGAGCAAAGCTAA